Sequence from the Megalops cyprinoides isolate fMegCyp1 chromosome 4, fMegCyp1.pri, whole genome shotgun sequence genome:
TACCTTCTCCCATGGTCCTGCATGTGGTACAGTCTGGCATGCTGGATTTCCCAGTGAGAAGAACTCATTCATAAACCCCTCCCTTTCcattttggcagatgcttttttaaaaagaagaagcaAATTCATACagcaccaaaaacaaacagaaaatgttctCTGACATCAGCTGAGGCAAAGTTTCAGCAAAATATCCCACAGGGTTTCCATAGAAACCAACGAGTCCTCTCGAAGGGTGGAAAAAGGATCCTCTTCTGTTTGGACAGGAacagatgacatcacacttCCGCCCAATCACTGCACTCCTTCTTCATCCACATATGTTGAGGGGAACCAGCCAACCTGAGTGAGACAACAACATCCACCATCTTTCAATTCCACTTGCAAACTCCACAGGTCAAACTAGACAATGTTAGCTAAATGCTAGGTTTAAAAAGTCTTAAAGGGGTAAAAAATACAAGTAATTTTGCCTCACAGTTTGAGCACTTTGCCTACATTGGTGGCTGACAGTTTAACAGCTTGCTGTTGGAAAGAGGCTCAGTGGGTGAGGGGGGTCGTCCGTTTGCTCACCCGGCCGTTGGTCTCGCCCTTCCACCAGCCCTGGTCGCCCCCGATCTTACTGTAGATCTTGACGACGTCGCCCTCTCTCAGGGAGAGCTCTCTCAGATCGCGCGCTGCAAAGTTGTACCTGGCGACTGCCGTGCCGACGACCCTTGGGGTGAACACTATGGGTACAGTACAGTGGgtacagagggagaggattactgcacccccaaacacacaaagacagcatTACCGTACCCCCTCATCACAGACATAGGGTGTTACCAGACCCCAAACACCAAGGGACTGtgtttctgccccccccccccccaaacacaccaaATCTGGGCCCTGCACGACAAATCAGCTGGGAACAGATTTCATCATTTCGTGGAAGGATGAGAAAATTTGAGAAACACcagctgaaagagaggagggagggatgagaggagagagaaacaggacagAAGAGTACCTGACCAGAAGGGAGCCGAGTTCTGCGGACTCAGGAAAGAGAAGTTGTAAGAAGCACAGGAGgctgcaaagaaaagaaaagagaaagaagggaaggaggaaagaggaaaagaaagaagagaatcTATTAGGAAACATGCTCAGTACAGCCACACTTTCATCTAtgacactgtgtgtatgtgtgtgtgtgtgagagagagagagaaatacatgTTACATCTACCTTGGGCTTCAGGAAGCCTCTTTCGGCCATTACTGGCATTGCCCTGTGGGTGCACTGTCTCATCTCACAGAGAGGCACTGATGAGAGTCTTTCCGCACAGCACACCCCCggactgatctgagaacagcgAGCTGGGATGGGTTACCTGGGGAGCGCGTGCTGGACCGGGAGTTGGAGCGCTCTCGGGATTTGTAGGGGTACCGTAGCGTTGTGTCCAACAGCTTGAAGCTCTCCTTCAGAGAGTGTGTTTGGTAATACTCCACCAGCTCCTGAGTGCGCAGATACAGCCATGAGGAGAGCACAGGCACACGCTGCTCTGTGATACTGCTGatgatactgtatgtttctgcatattcatttacatacatacactacatggacaaaagtatttggccacacctgtttctcagggtttgggctaggccccttatctccagtgaagggaaatcttaatgcttcagcataccaagacattttggacaatgctatgcttccaactttgtggcaacagtttggggaaggcccttttctgttccaacatgactgtgccccagtgcactaagcaaggactataaagacatggttcgatgagttcagtgtggaagaacttgactggcccgcatCGAgaacctttgggatgaactgcaacggagattgcgagccaggccttctcgtccaacatcagtgcctgacctcttaaatgctctacagaatgaatgggcacaaattcccacagaaacactccaaaatcttgtggaaagccttccaagaagagtggaagctgcaaaagggggaccaactccatattaaagtatatgtatttgaatacaatgtcattacaatgtaatggtcaggcgtccaaatacttttgtccatatattgTATGTACATATAGAACACATGAGCTCTTACCACCAGGGTTTCAAATTTCTTTGCTTCAGTTATGTGGATCCAGTTGTCCTTCTCCACCACTTTAATGTGCTTGACCTCATCGTTgaacctgcaggagagagacccTCTGAATGACTGCATGTCGGACAGCAGGGACACTGTGAGGATTCATATCCGTAACTCTGTACGTGCAGCACAGAGTGGAGCAAAGTGCACTGCACCGCACTGTACTCTGCTCTCTCACGCACAGAGCCCACAGCTGACCCGTTTCACTCACATTAGGGGAAGATGCCATGGCGGGTGCAGTAACAGTGTGATTGGATTAGCAGCgtttcaaatgaaacaatccTGCCACTCTCTCTGATATGACCTTATTCACATGAGCGTGAGTGAATCACTATTTGTCTTTGCCCTTTTCTTTAGTGGAAAATAAGATTCTCATAGATCATTTTGTGCAAACCCCAGAAGCAAACATTGCTGCAATCCTAACACTAACCGAGTTCCGAACAAAACACTAACCCCAACACCAATCTTAGACCCaaccctaacactaacactaaccCCAACACCAATCTTAGACCcaaccctaacactaaccctaaccccagcGCTAATCCTAGACCCAACCCTAACTGTAGCCCAAACACAATTCTACACACAGCCCTAACTGTAGACCCAACACCAATCCCAGACCCAACTCTAACACCACTATGACGCCACATAATGTCCTCTGGTGACGCTTTTTGTGATAGTGCCAGTGATCAGTGAGTCCTGTAGGGGGCGCACTCACTTGATGCTGACGGCGAATCTCTCTGCTTCTGCGGTTCTTTCACGGATCAGGTAGGTTCCGCTGCTGTGGGACTTTAGCAGGTTGTCAGCCTGCTGCCGCTCCATGTTCCCCGCAAACCTGAGCGGAGCACAGAACATGGATCACAGAACAATCACACCAGGAGGGTGAGAGACAATCGCACCAGGTCACAGGAGAGAATCATCTGACACAATCACCTCAATATTTATGGGGGaatttgagcattttttttaatcttgggaaataatttcaaaatacaaaaaatctcaattaatgaaaattttaaatacaaaattattcctcaaggatgaaaatgaaaagagagtatataaacttggaaaaaaaaaagcatttacatttgtaaaagtAAATTATAAAAAGGACATATAGGTGGACTGTGCCTGGATTCGAAAATAAACACCTAGTTTACTtgctctacacacacacaaacaaacatatttgtGGCCTACCATGGGTAGACATTATAATCCACCTCTTTGGAGGACTGGCGACTGGGCGGAGCCTGTAGAGGCTGGGGACAGAGTCAGTGTGGCAGTAggtcagtgttcagtgttaaaATCAGGGCTGAAATCGGAGAGACTGAGACTGACAAAGCATCTCCTATGAACGCAACCCGTAGAGTATTTGGTCAAACCATGAAGGCCTTTCAGCCTTAACTTTCAGAAAGCaatagttacagtttttttctgttacatatCATATCTGTTTCACACAGGTCTGATATTGATActtctgtgtatttctgtgtcatCACCTCCCCAGTCCAATCAGATTAGACGGGGTTACCTTTGGGTCGAGACAGGGCTTCACACAGGAGCTGGGGAAGAAACCAGTCTTCTGGGATTGGAAGAGCTTCCCCTGGTAAATAGCAACACAAAACCCACACTGTTCCTGCTTCCAGTACAATGACTGCGCATGAAGGCTCACAAATGTGCATAAAGTCAGCACTAACTGCGCATGTTGGCAAACAATACTTATATTTAGCCCTaactgtgtgtgctgcattcCTGAGAGACCAGGAAATCAGCGCTCACAGAGTTAAATGTAAACTTCAGCTGTTTCTGCTAAGCTTCTCATACTGTTTACTCCACACTGTCTAAACAGTCTGCACGAGTGGCTCGGATGGGAACATACTCACACAGTAattagaaattaaaattaatcacTAGTGTAATTAGTACTAGTGCAGTTAAGAGAAACATATTGGTACTGAATTTAGGTgaattttctttgtgtgtgtgtgtgtgcatgtgtgtgtgtgtgtgtgtgtgtgtgtgtgtgtgtgtgtgtgtgtgtgcatgtgtgtgtatgtgtgaaagtgtgaaaccGTCTCATGGTGGGGGTGGTTTTGTGGAATTTGAGGCTGACCCTGATCACCGCTGCCCAGCTCACCTCCCACCAGGAGCTGTCGGGATCACCCTTCAGCAGCTCGATGACGTCGCCCGTCTGGAAGGACAGCGCAGGCTTCCCGGGGGGGGCCGGGGTCCCGTGATAATTCCGAGCTGCCACCATCTTTGGACCTTTAAAAGACATTCAGACTGAATCATTTCTCTCGCTCACATCTTAGCTTAAATCGCATCCCTCCTCATGCAAGTTAATGTTTCCCACACCCTCATTATGCCTATTTTGGATTTTATGTTTTGGGAATGCTTACATTTAATCCCTCAGAGGCGGTCATTATGAACCTTTCATCCTTAGTAAGTGGAGCCCAAGTGGCCTGAAGTTCAGCCTATTGCCCACTGtgtggcagcagagagctgactGCAAACCAGCCCtttgctctctgtgttccaATAACAACACAGAGTCAttaagaaatgtaattaaaaagagAACCCAGCTGTTTCAGGGTAACACAGGGAAATTCTTACCTGCGGCAGGTGGTCCAGATTCCTGTTTGAAACAGATTTATCAAACAAGTCGGCATTACAAACTTAATCACGGAGCAGCAATTTAAAGCACATTGTCTATAATTGGTGAGAGGAGGACAATGAATAGCTTATTTCACAGTCTTAGAGTGTATTATACTACACACCATTTCAGGGAAAGATAACCTGCAGCAATTTTATTCAGTGTATAGTTTCATAAAAGAAGTAGACTCAAGAGAATTTAGGCACTGATAATGAAACATGACAATGTCACAACATTCACAAggatggaaaaatgtaaaacttacTGCATCATTTGGacctggaagcagagagaaagcgagagagagagaaagagaaagaaagaaggaaggaCAGAGGGGGTTGTCAGCCAGTTCAATCCAGCTACCACACCACTTGATGAAGGACAGTGCGATCCTGTGATGCTTGCAGAGGGGAAGGTGAGGGGGACTCACTGATTTTGCAGATGGACACCACCTCCAGGCACTCCTTATGGGCCCCTGTTCCGCACCTGGAGCAGTAGTAGCCCTGATAGAAGATACCCCTGCAGGAACAGCCAGGCGTGAGTAACAAAGCCGCTCGGGCACCTGTCTGTGGATTAAACTTCCcaagaaatgctttcatttcaggAAACCTACATCTCTACAGCAGTCGGTGTGACAGCACGCTAGCACACTCCAGCAGAGCTTGCAGGAGTGATCTGTAGAAGCAATTATAGACTTAACGATCGGCTCTTAATGAAGAGGTTGATTCTGTGGGCTTGTCGGTTTATGCTTAGAGGACTGCTAGAAAGTGAGAGATTCCATTGAGCTGGGTCAATGTGTTTGGCTCAGCTCAATGTGTTTGGTCAATGGATTTGGGTCAGTGGCGGGTTTGGATAAGTAGTGTGTTTGGGTCCATAGTGGGCTTGGCTTAGTATTGGGTATAGCTCAGTTGTGGGTGTGGCTCAGTGATGGGTGTGACCACATGGTGGTGTAACTCAGTGGTAGGTGTGGCCACATGGTGGGCGTGTCTGAGGAGGCCAGCTGGTTCTTCACCTCAGCAGCATCTTGCAGGCCCTGCAGCTGGTGTTCTTGTCAAACGTGTGCATCTGGAAGTCGTGCTGGTTGGCAGTGGCTCTCTCTGGCTTTATGTTGGACCTGAGgggcaaacaaacacacagacagacacacagagaaatgggAGACCCTTTTATTTTAAGGCCTGTTGTGATTGTGTGGCGGTACAGACATCCTGCTTTATAAAGGGAAACAGCTAAACTGTGTATAACTGTGCTGAACAGATGCTAAACTGTGTATAACTGTGCTGAACAGATGCTAAACTGTGTATAACTGTGCTGAACAGATGCTGTGGTGCGGCGGTCTCAGGTTTCAGCTCCTCTCACTCACATGGCCATTTCAAACTGCTCCATCCACTTCCTCTTAGTGTCCTCCGTCTTACAGAAGAACTGGAAACCCTGCTTCCCCTGCAGGTGGATCAGGTAGAACCCATAGGACCACTgtggaaacagagagaaagagggatggggagagatggagagggcggaagagatgaagaaaaagagagaaaaaaggacagagaagaagagacagaaagagggagaaggagagagagagagagagagagagagagggagagggagagagggagagagagagagggagaggagagagggagagggagtgagaaaaagaaaaaagacagggagaaaaagggagagaaaagagagaaagtaaAAGTAGTGGAATGAGAGATGCATAAAAAGGAAATCTCAGAAGACAACtgtgtaatatttaaaacacaaaacttgCAAATAAAGTTTTGCATCAACTTACCATTTTCCCGATTGACTggtaaaggaaaaaacagaaaagagactCTGTTACACATGCAGAAACGGTCAGATTAGGGCTGATATTTACAGTACGTATTTAATGAACATACTGCCTGTGAACATGAAATACATAGCATTTAGTTGCACTGTGTACTAAAGAGGAAATCTGAGGTGCTGTTTCAGACGCTGAAGCTGAGGAGAAGCAGCATCTCTCACCTTCTTCACGTCTCGGTTGTTCGTGGGGTCGTCtgtcattttgtacaaatgGAGCTCGATGATTTCCTTCAGCTCATAGCTGTAGCCTCTCCTCTTACAGACGATCACCACCTTATCAAACAGGAATATGTACCTGCAAGCAGACACACCCACGGTGAGCTTCACGGTTTTCTGGAGTAAAACTGTGCTTCAGTTCCAGCACCTCCGCCTCAGCTTAGCTCAGAGGAGACAGATCCCGTTTCTGTGAGGCCTGGTCATTTCACATGGTGTGAAGAGTTGCATCTTCTCCCCTTACATTCAATGCAAACTCAACTCTGATTCTTCTTGGAACTCCATATGACACATCCAGGCCAATCACAGAAGAGTTTACTGAAGAACAGGTCGCCCACGGCTGCACTTGATAGCGCCTGGTTGTGGGATCCTGGCCTCACCTGTCCTGTTTGGTGCGGTTGACGATGGAGCACACCTTCAGCTCGCCGTCCATCTTTGGCCTCCCAAACTGCTCCAGTTTCACCTGCTGAGTGAGGACAAGGCTGTCAGCCCCTATCGGGCTCTGAAACAGGCACACTCTGCAGACATACTCCAGCTGAGAGACGCAGAGGGAGCCGATTTGAAAGACAACCCCTCGAGCGCAAATACCCCCGACCGTGGACCGGCAAGGGGGGGGCCTCTGTGTCTGAGACGCGATATGAATAGTCTGTAAGCAATATCATGCAGGGCCCGGAGAACGCCTGCTCATCAAGCAGCTAGACTGGAGATAAACATTAAGCAAACCTGCGCCACAGAGGCTAATTGTCCTGATGGAGGGAAACTCGCCAACACTGCTCTCATTTTCAATTCACACCAATCTAAAGCTCAACTCCGCGCGGGCCGGGACACTACTCCGGGGGTGTCAATTATTCATTAGTCTGAGGAAACTGCAAATGAGGGagacagtggggtgggggttctacgggagagaggggaaatttTGACATCTCTCAGGGGAGAGGACGGGGCACGCGTGCAGAGATAAAGCAGCGTGAGTGGCAGGAGAGAGTGCCCGCTGTAAACAGCACTAATGAAGCGGGGCAAGAGGCAGCCCCCAGGGGACCCCTCCTCTCCACGCTTACCAGGTTTTCAATGGAGCTCTGAAATTCGCTGATCTTCTTCAAGGTTTCGTTGTCTCTTTTCACCTCATTTATGTACATCGCCAGGTCCTTcagagaaaacaggagaaacTAAAGGTTGGAATCCAAAGATCCTTCACTAATTTAATCTCATTTTCTACAGCTGTGGGCTTTACTCATTTGAAACGCCTTAACCTGAAACAGCAATCAGCCTCATTCTGGGTTTCAGAAATAATACTCCAGTGTTCTATACAGCTTGGCTCCACCCCTCAGCCTGATGGACAGCTGGAGCCGTCCACTCACCTGCATGGCCTCCAGCgcctccttcagctgctgccTTTCTGGCTGCTCAGCAGTGTGACTCAACAGCTCCTGATCCACAAGAGATAAAacaacactcacacagtgtAAAAACCCATTCGGTGTTACACTCACACAGTGTAAAAACCCATTCGGTGTTACACTCGCACAGTGTAAAAACCCATTCGGTGTTACACTCACACAGTGTAAAAACCCATTCGGTGCTACACTCACACAGTGCTAAAAGTAATTCACTGCTTTACTCCCAGAGTGTTAAACATTGCTACACTCACACAGTGTAAAAACCCATTCAGTGCtacattcacacagtgttaAGTCATTCACTGCTTCACTCCCAGAGTGTTAAAGATTGCTACACTCACACAGTGTAAAAACCCATTCAGTGCtacattcacacagtgttaAAAGTCATTCACTGCTTCACTCCCAGAGTGTTAAAGATTACTACACTCACACAGTGTAAAAACCCATTCAGTGCtacattcacacagtgttaAAAGTCATTCACTGCTTCACTCCCAGAGTGTTAAAGATTGCTACACTCACACAGTGTAAAAACCCATTCAGTGCtacattcacacagtgttaAAAGTCATTCACTGCTTCACTCCCAGAGTGTTAAAGATTGCTACACTCACACAGTGTAAAAACCCATTCAGTGCtacattcacacagtgttaAAAGTCATTCACTGCTTCACTCCCAGAGTGTTAAAGATTACTACACTCACAGTATTACACTCGCACAGTGTTATACTTCAGTTCCACCCCCTCTGTTGCCCCAGTAGCCCCAGCATGCATATGCAATCATGCTGTCTGTTCACATCACATACAGTGTCATATCCATGG
This genomic interval carries:
- the LOC118776051 gene encoding guanine nucleotide exchange factor VAV2-like, translated to MEEWRQCGRWLIDCKVLPSNHRVVSPSAAVFDLAQALRDGVLLCQTLHNLSPGSVDLKEINFRPQMSQFLCLKNIRTFLKVCHDKFGLRNSELFDPFDLFDVRDFGKVISALSRISHHNIAQIKGIRPFPSEDTVVNEDDVYRSLEELADEHDVGEDDIYDCVPCEEDDIYEDIIKVAVRQPMIRYMQKMGMTEDDKRNCCLLEIQETEAKYYKTLEEIEKSYMIPLKQVLNPQEMEAIFVNLEEVIKVHFSLLRAIDMNMMSGASGLGKIFLDFKERLLIYGQYCSHMESAQKTLDELIASREDVRMKVEECTRKVQEGKFKLQDLLVVPMQRVLKYHLLLKELLSHTAEQPERQQLKEALEAMQDLAMYINEVKRDNETLKKISEFQSSIENLQVKLEQFGRPKMDGELKVCSIVNRTKQDRYIFLFDKVVIVCKRRGYSYELKEIIELHLYKMTDDPTNNRDVKKSIGKMWSYGFYLIHLQGKQGFQFFCKTEDTKRKWMEQFEMAMSNIKPERATANQHDFQMHTFDKNTSCRACKMLLRGIFYQGYYCSRCGTGAHKECLEVVSICKISPNDAESGPPAAGPKMVAARNYHGTPAPPGKPALSFQTGDVIELLKGDPDSSWWEGKLFQSQKTGFFPSSCVKPCLDPKPLQAPPSRQSSKEVDYNVYPWFAGNMERQQADNLLKSHSSGTYLIRERTAEAERFAVSIKFNDEVKHIKVVEKDNWIHITEAKKFETLVELVEYYQTHSLKESFKLLDTTLRYPYKSRERSNSRSSTRSPASCASYNFSFLSPQNSAPFWSVFTPRVVGTAVARYNFAARDLRELSLREGDVVKIYSKIGGDQGWWKGETNGRVSKRTTPLTH